GAGAGGATAGTGGTGGACAGTTTATCTTACATGTTAGAGAGGAAAGGTGTGGTGGCAGGTTATCACAGTGGTTTCAGGAAAGGAAGGAACGCTGTGGGCCCAGGCGAAGAGGGCGTCAGTTGTTGCTGTATTCTTCGATATAGAGAAGGCATATGACATGATGTGGGAGaggatctttttcttttttttgatcaaAAACCTACTTTTGACGGATAaacatcaaaggtaagagcTATTTTACAGTTGTCGGTGAACCGGATTCTTTGGCTTTTATCTCCGTGATGCTTTTGTGTGGACTGCTTTGACGTATGAAGTGTCGGAGCATTGAACCAGAAATGCGGCGAGTGGGTTGATGCAGCGGTTTCGTATGAAGTTTGATATGTAGTAATTCATTTAGTTGTTATTTGAGCATTTAAAATAGTCTACCAGAAATTGTACCAATCTTCTAGAGTTTTCCAATTGGAAATTCTACTgatttttctgacaaaaaaagcaaatcTAAATGCTCATTCGCATTTTGAACTTTCTTGTAGATAAGTGTATGCAGTTACATCTTTTTACCCTTAATTTTTGCAATGTTgcaaaagcaaagcaaaagcTTCAACAAGATGTAAGGAAGTGTTAGAAAGAAGAATGAGACACactttgctgtttgtttgtttgtttgtttgttggagCTGATACCTTTATTTGTTTCCGATATTTTCTGTCTAGTAAGCCAAACAGGACCTATCTTGTGTGCCATGTTTGCCTAAAAAGCCAGAGAGTCCTGTCAGTGCATTTGCACAGGGTTTGCATGAAGAACAGTCCACCAGAAGCAATTGCAGCAGAGCTAGAGAATGCAAAAAGGGACTCCCGTGAACTCCTAAAGGAGGGTAGGGTATTTAGTTATGCAATCCTTCGCCAAATTATGGATGATGCTGATCCATGTAGCAGGTTGGTACAATCTAGTCTTTGACAATTACTCCTTGTTGCCTctgaaatgtaacattttaagTACTGTTCTCTCATTGAAAGGCTGATTGAGGAGCTGAGGCATCGTCATTTGTTTGTGAGTggtgttcctctctctctgccaaaTGCCAACGTTGTGGCCAAACCATCATCCCCCAGCAGGACCACACAGCCATCAGACACTAAGACCTCAGGGAGTGACGAGACGGAGAAGTCTGCTGCTGTCAGCAGTGATGAGATGTATCAACGGTGAATGTCTCTGTTTTGCAAATTTCCAatcacatttatacatatatattcttatatataaTAAGAAAATACTTCTGCCACATTGCAGTGAAGCATGTGTCAAGTCTAAAAACCTGACCAGGCAGCACATGGAAACGATGGGCCTCTACAAAAAGCACTCCCTGGACTATCCTCTGCTGAGGGACTTTGGCAATTACCTTGAAAAAGAGCTCTACAATGAGAATTTCAAACAGGAGGTGAGGAGCACCAtttaacactttatttaaaCCTTACAGTAAAGTAAATTAAGGATtgattttttatgtttttttaaagtcatcatGATTAAAAGTTAAGTTAAGgtgttctcttttcttttcaggtGGAAAATGTTTCTCGGTACCTTTATTATGTGGACTCACTAGCACCATCTTTGGAGTTTGTCAGAAACAGGGAAAAGTTACGCGAATACCTCCGTCGCCTCTCTGaggcaaaattaaaaaaacaaacacagctgaatTACCTGAAGAGCCTGAAAAGGTAggtagcatttttttatatgaagACAATGAACATAAATgggtttaaatacatgtaaatactTAATACTTCTATACAATACCAATTAATACTTTGACTTCCTCTGACAGATTCCTTCTTTACCACACTGTCAACACAAACCTGAGGCAAGATGATCAGGCTCTACATGCGGAGTGCAAGCACTTTATTGAGTACATCGGGTCAGTACAGAAAAGCTGCTCCAAGCTCGTGAGTAAAGAGATCACACAAAAGAGGTCAGTTAAATTGTTCACAACCATGGGAATTGATTGTATTACAGATATGAGCAATTGGCCAAGTAACGTGATGATTTGTGAATCCTCatggggttttttgttgttgtttttgtctcatagGCATAACATgctaatagaaaaaaatcaaatcacaacAACAGACTGCTGGGCTGTGTTGAAGGCTGCCAAGAAGGACTTTGAGCTGGTCATTGGAAAACTGTTGAAAGACAGAACTTTGATTCTGGAGAAGAGTGAGCTCACATTAGTGGTGTATTATCTGGAGGCCATCTTGATTTTGAAACACCTCCAACGACCAGGCGTGGTGGAGCACATGACTGTGAGTATTACTGTGCTATTTCCCCATACATTCTAGCCATTAACCTTACTAATATTGTTTACCGGGCCTTCCCTCTTTAGAACAACATGGTGGTGAGATGATGGTGCAGAACAATTTGCAAGTCAAGCATCATATCAAGCGCTGCAACTCGCTTGAGAGAGTCTGCTCGTGTCAAAATCCCGAACAACTCTGCTCCCAGAAgagcaaaactaaccttatataCAGTAGATTATCTAGCATTATCATTGTAGGCATCACATGTTCCGACACCcacctttctcctgtttccctgGGGCAACGTGTACTTGAAAAAACAAGTTGGATCCAGACATATCATACGGTCTCACGATCTATACTTTGGATGCAACATGTTTGGACAATATCGCCATTTAGTCAAACAGGAAACATCGATGCTTACTTAACACACCATGTCCAGAACAGACCCTCAggctatacatatatatattatatacagttgATGAGGTGCTTATTGCAAAGCGCGTGGTCTGACTGTCATGTGTCAAAGTCCAGAATACCCTTTTccccctcttgtctcatgtttacttgtTAATGTCCATCCTTAATACATTTCAGgattaaacattagctgtgttaatgtgtttatcTAAGTTCATACACTTCACTCATCTATGTTGTATCCTTGTTTTGAACAGGTCCAGGAGTGGATTGCCAGGACAAGTTCAGGGACAAATACAGTCATTGGTGTAAAGGAGCACAAGACAGGAGCACAGGAAGTGGCCTCATTTGTCCtgtcagaggaagaggaacgTGTAAGTTCATCACATCTCCTGGGAAAACCGTCAGAACCGTCAGAAGttcatctttatttcttttttccccctctgccaATAGTGGTTTCACATCTTCTACACTCTGGTGCGACCACAACTCAAGAACTCCAAGAAACGCAAGAGGGGTCAGGATGAAAACGCCATAGATGGAGAGGAACActttttcctctccacttcAGGGAAGGGAATATACAATGCTTCCAATGATCTCAACCGGCTGCACTCAAGGTAAGCTAACCTTGATGATTCATTTCCCTGCAATACGTCCTTCTGTTCATTGCTGTCTAATGTGAGATGTGTTCATACATGTCTCATTAATAAACTTTTGTTAAACTTGCATGTAGATATGGGATAAAGCCAGTGACCAGCCAGATGGCAAGGAGAGTCTTTGAGACAGCCACTAAGGACTTGACAGATTCAGAAAAGTCACTGGTGGCTGACTACCTCTCACATTCCACTGCAACAGCGGAAAAACATTACCGCATAAAGCAGGTGGATCATCTTTTGAGGGCCAGTCAGCTGCTGGCTAAACTGGCTGGTGACTCAAAGTAAGCATTAAAACTAATCACcctaatgtattttttataaaaacagagaGTTTGATGTTCTTTTTCATTCTAATTTATTTGATATAGTTCTCAGCCAACCGAGGAGGGTTCCAGCCGGGCTTCTCGCAGTGCTGTCTGTTCTGCTGGTGCCCGTCAACAGTCAAATGAGCAGCTCATTATGACACACCCGGTGACTGTTGATGGACAAGTGCCAGATCTTTCTGTGCGCAAAAGGGTGTCCCCAGGATATCATCACAAGCTGTTTGAGCGTTGGGTGAAGACTTGCATGAAACTGCATCTGAAGCATGTCCACTGTGAGTGAACATCATATTCAACATCATTTTCAAGTAAAAAAGATTCAACATGATTCAACTATGTCAGTTACAAAAGATTATAGGAAACATTTTCTTCACAGCATACTTCAGCCGACGCTGCCCAACAAAACCACAGCTGAAAAGGTGGATCTCCAAACAACAATGGACGCGTAACATCCATTTTAAAGGGAGAGTTTGCAGGGCTCGACTGACTTTGAACACTTGGAGCTTACATAAACGGAGTCCTGCCCACCAGCCTTAAGACACACCAAATAAAACTTGATTGATTTGTAACCAAGTTATTGTGACTAAAGGTTGAGAGATGTTGCCTGCTCACTGGCTCCCCTCTCCTCCTTATATGCCCCTCctctaaatataaaatattaaaaaaaaaataacaacatttaataacatttttttttaaagtttctaaTTTAACCGCctaaataattttttatttgattttattctcTGTGCTTTTCCTATATATTGATATGTAATGAAGGGGGCAAAGGCTGCAAAGTTGACTTTGCATTATGGGATGTTGTGAGGATTCAGAGTAATAAAAACCAGCACATTATTGAAAACCTTAATTTGTATCCAATCTGGTCCAAGTTGGACCAAACAGTTGATTTTCTACAAATGTTCAtagatttgtgaaaaaaaattctaaaatatatcataataatacaattaaacCAGGTAACACTTTATAATAAGTACACACTATTAAGCATTAGTTAAGCATGAATACATATTGAATTCATCATTCACAACGCATGAATGCTCATTAGTATGTAGTTTATAAACAGTGTAACGGCCGCTGCTGGCTGCCGTTTAGGGTATGTTCATTGTGTGTTCCCATGAGTGATTCTGCCAGGCATGCACAGCAAGCTATGTGATTCCCTGTTGAGGATTGGTCCTTCTGAAGCAGAGGCGGTctacttcctgcttcctgtccaCCGGCGTCTGTGATTGGTGTGGCTGTGATCCAGTCTACCAATCAAGACTCAATCAACCCCAGCTGCAACATAAATAGGTTGTGTGCCCTCAGTTCATCGTTTAGCTTTGCCTGGCTGGAACCTATCTGAG
This Solea solea chromosome 19, fSolSol10.1, whole genome shotgun sequence DNA region includes the following protein-coding sequences:
- the LOC131446613 gene encoding uncharacterized protein LOC131446613, which translates into the protein MLQKQSKSFNKIKPNRTYLVCHVCLKSQRVLSVHLHRVCMKNSPPEAIAAELENAKRDSRELLKEGRVFSYAILRQIMDDADPCSRLIEELRHRHLFVSGVPLSLPNANVVAKPSSPSRTTQPSDTKTSGSDETEKSAAVSSDEMYQREACVKSKNLTRQHMETMGLYKKHSLDYPLLRDFGNYLEKELYNENFKQEVENVSRYLYYVDSLAPSLEFVRNREKLREYLRRLSEAKLKKQTQLNYLKSLKRFLLYHTVNTNLRQDDQALHAECKHFIEYIGSVQKSCSKLVSKEITQKRHNMLIEKNQITTTDCWAVLKAAKKDFELVIGKLLKDRTLILEKSELTLVVYYLEAILILKHLQRPGVVEHMTVQEWIARTSSGTNTVIGVKEHKTGAQEVASFVLSEEEERWFHIFYTLVRPQLKNSKKRKRGQDENAIDGEEHFFLSTSGKGIYNASNDLNRLHSRYGIKPVTSQMARRVFETATKDLTDSEKSLVADYLSHSTATAEKHYRIKQVDHLLRASQLLAKLAGDSNSQPTEEGSSRASRSAVCSAGARQQSNEQLIMTHPVTVDGQVPDLSVRKRVSPGYHHKLFERWVKTCMKLHLKHVHSYFSRRCPTKPQLKRWISKQQWTRNIHFKGRVCRARLTLNTWSLHKRSPAHQP